The following coding sequences lie in one Agrococcus sp. ARC_14 genomic window:
- a CDS encoding MarR family transcriptional regulator — protein MTSRLALSLASLVESGQLLARLSATGGERRIPAVTSRAIAVLASEGPMGVTALARRCHVSQPTMTEMVRDAIAAGWIRRLGPNARPKLVPTPEAVSQRIAQREAAGEALESRFTRLGARERATLERAAMILASALEAEHG, from the coding sequence ATGACCTCGCGCCTCGCACTCTCGCTCGCATCGCTGGTCGAGAGCGGCCAGCTGCTCGCGAGGCTGTCGGCGACGGGCGGCGAGCGGCGCATCCCGGCGGTCACGAGCCGCGCGATCGCCGTGCTCGCGAGCGAGGGCCCGATGGGCGTCACCGCCCTGGCGCGCCGCTGCCACGTGTCGCAGCCGACCATGACCGAGATGGTGCGGGATGCGATCGCGGCGGGGTGGATTCGTCGGCTCGGCCCGAACGCGCGGCCCAAGCTGGTGCCGACACCGGAGGCCGTCTCGCAGCGCATCGCGCAGCGGGAGGCGGCGGGAGAGGCGCTGGAGTCGCGCTTCACGCGCCTGGGGGCGAGGGAGCGGGCGACCCTCGAGCGCGCCGCGATGATCCTGGCGTCAGCGCTGGAGGCCGAGCACGGCTGA
- a CDS encoding HNH endonuclease signature motif containing protein, with protein sequence MTRQPVGHTASASASLAAAFDALGEAAATLDALLPRLDDQQRSEVVARVGDIGRGADALKLRIAGDVVHRHDDLPKDERFTVACGYRDPADMLTVEFGASRSSIRRLLRAVAVLRPTVGLTGAAIPARFPVLGSAVADGAVTIEQAGAIVDALGDAPDRSDPEHVEAAERALVAAAVGEHHRNPGQTETAGPAMPPELLAKVARRWRDGMDPDGVEPRYEDQLRQRSFTFSTRADGLVVGKLLATPDQGAVLAAAFDAFTNPRAPRFLTDEERAQAELETDDRTRGQKMVDALIAMVRGAVEQGFVPRVAGERPTVVLHISEATYRAAVSGDPGCTAVDERTGELVPITVAAALMCDGRIQAVVTGADGLPLYLGRTERLFSRAQRRALAARDKSCRAPGCTAPVGWCEAHHITPWSLGGTTDVDNGILLCTHHHHEVHRGMLEVIKGPGGWFVRARIRPPRRRRGWPDSLDPATFSLQPVA encoded by the coding sequence ATGACGCGTCAGCCTGTCGGCCACACGGCGAGCGCCTCTGCCTCGCTCGCTGCTGCGTTCGACGCGCTGGGCGAGGCCGCCGCCACGCTCGACGCCCTGCTCCCCCGGCTCGACGACCAGCAGCGCTCTGAGGTCGTCGCCCGCGTCGGCGACATCGGGCGAGGTGCCGACGCCCTCAAGCTGCGCATCGCCGGCGACGTCGTGCACCGTCACGACGATCTGCCCAAGGACGAGCGGTTCACCGTGGCCTGCGGCTACCGCGATCCGGCCGACATGCTGACCGTCGAGTTCGGCGCGAGCCGCTCCTCGATCAGGCGGCTGCTGCGGGCGGTCGCGGTGCTGCGCCCCACCGTCGGGCTCACGGGCGCCGCGATCCCCGCTCGCTTCCCGGTGCTGGGCTCGGCGGTCGCCGACGGCGCCGTGACGATCGAGCAGGCCGGTGCGATCGTCGACGCGCTCGGCGATGCACCCGACCGCTCCGACCCCGAGCACGTCGAGGCCGCCGAGCGGGCGCTCGTCGCCGCTGCCGTCGGCGAGCATCACCGCAACCCGGGGCAGACCGAGACCGCTGGGCCGGCGATGCCGCCAGAGCTGCTCGCCAAGGTCGCACGGCGCTGGCGCGACGGCATGGATCCCGACGGCGTCGAGCCGCGCTACGAAGACCAGCTGCGCCAGCGCTCCTTCACGTTCTCCACGCGCGCCGACGGCCTGGTGGTCGGCAAGCTCCTCGCGACGCCAGATCAAGGTGCCGTGCTCGCGGCCGCCTTCGACGCCTTCACCAATCCTCGCGCTCCCCGCTTCCTCACCGATGAGGAGCGCGCGCAGGCCGAGCTCGAGACCGACGATCGCACGCGCGGGCAGAAGATGGTCGACGCCCTCATCGCGATGGTGCGCGGTGCCGTCGAGCAGGGCTTCGTGCCACGGGTCGCCGGCGAGCGGCCGACCGTCGTCCTGCACATCAGCGAGGCAACCTACCGCGCAGCCGTCTCGGGCGACCCAGGCTGCACCGCCGTCGACGAGCGCACCGGCGAGCTCGTGCCCATCACGGTCGCCGCGGCGCTCATGTGCGACGGGCGCATACAGGCGGTCGTCACCGGGGCCGATGGGTTGCCGCTCTACCTCGGTCGCACCGAACGTCTCTTCAGCCGCGCACAGCGCCGCGCCCTCGCCGCCCGCGACAAGAGCTGCCGAGCGCCGGGCTGCACCGCACCCGTCGGCTGGTGCGAAGCCCACCACATCACCCCGTGGAGCCTCGGCGGCACGACCGACGTCGACAACGGCATTCTGCTCTGCACGCACCATCATCACGAGGTGCATCGCGGCATGCTCGAGGTCATCAAGGGTCCAGGCGGATGGTTCGTCAGAGCAAGAATCCGGCCACCACGTCGGCGACGTGGCTGGCCCGACAGCCTCGACCCAGCGACCTTCTCTCTGCAGCCCGTGGCCTGA
- a CDS encoding metalloregulator ArsR/SmtB family transcription factor yields the protein MLYSYNMNGARDKGVSEDDADDRVFKALASPARRRMLDALKLAPHTTGSLCAALPELDRTTVLQHLKVLEAAELVTGRRVGRERHLALAPLPIKRIHDRWISEYARAAVDLLGRLEDGAR from the coding sequence ATGTTGTATTCTTACAACATGAATGGGGCGCGCGACAAGGGTGTGTCGGAGGACGACGCCGACGACCGGGTGTTCAAGGCACTCGCCTCGCCGGCGCGACGGCGGATGCTCGACGCGCTCAAGCTCGCTCCGCACACCACCGGGTCGCTCTGCGCGGCGCTGCCGGAGCTCGATCGCACCACGGTACTGCAGCACCTGAAGGTGCTCGAGGCGGCGGAGCTGGTGACGGGGCGTCGCGTCGGCAGGGAGCGGCACCTCGCGCTCGCACCGCTGCCCATCAAGCGCATCCATGACCGGTGGATCAGCGAGTATGCGCGAGCGGCGGTCGATCTGCTGGGGCGACTGGAGGATGGGGCGCGGTAG
- a CDS encoding SRPBCC family protein, producing MTESTSLDTLSFTVSGRISRPCAEVYEAVADPEQLSHYFTTGGASGRLEPGGDVTWDFHDYPGRFPVTVIEADKPRRIVIEWEGDQAAGTSGSTRTTFEFEPIDDDTRTLVTITESAWLPTTAGAKAAFGNAEGWTGMLAAMKAWVEHGINLREGFYK from the coding sequence ATGACAGAATCCACGAGTCTCGACACGCTCTCCTTCACCGTCTCCGGCCGCATCAGCCGGCCCTGCGCCGAGGTCTACGAGGCGGTCGCCGACCCTGAACAGCTCTCCCACTACTTCACCACCGGCGGTGCCAGCGGCCGGCTCGAGCCGGGCGGCGACGTCACCTGGGACTTCCACGACTACCCCGGCCGCTTCCCGGTCACCGTCATCGAGGCCGACAAGCCCCGCCGCATCGTCATCGAGTGGGAGGGCGATCAGGCAGCGGGCACCAGCGGCTCGACCCGCACCACCTTCGAGTTCGAGCCCATCGACGACGACACCCGCACCCTCGTCACCATCACCGAGTCGGCCTGGCTGCCGACGACCGCTGGGGCCAAGGCAGCCTTCGGCAACGCCGAGGGCTGGACGGGCATGCTCGCCGCCATGAAGGCCTGGGTCGAGCACGGCATCAACCTGCGCGAGGGGTTCTACAAGTAG
- a CDS encoding NADPH-dependent FMN reductase encodes MADTYQHEPPYTIGVICGSIAASSINRRLANALIKLAPADLECSFIEIDALELYDHDRDDDYPPEAIALKQAIRQSDGILIVTPEYNRSIPGALKNAIDWASRPYGENALSRKPVGVIGTSPGAIGTAVAQQHLKSILSFCNAPMMNETEAYIQFTDDLLADDDSVAKESSKEFLSTWMATYDDFVRRVLTVIPKPDGSTAA; translated from the coding sequence ATGGCCGACACCTATCAGCACGAGCCCCCGTACACGATCGGCGTCATCTGCGGCAGCATCGCCGCGTCGTCGATCAACCGCCGACTCGCCAACGCGCTCATCAAGCTCGCGCCCGCAGATCTCGAGTGCTCGTTCATCGAGATCGATGCGCTCGAGCTCTACGACCATGACCGCGACGACGACTACCCGCCCGAGGCGATCGCGCTGAAGCAGGCGATCAGGCAGTCCGACGGCATCCTCATCGTCACACCCGAGTACAACCGCTCGATCCCCGGCGCGCTCAAGAACGCCATCGACTGGGCCTCGCGTCCCTACGGCGAGAACGCGCTCAGCCGCAAGCCGGTCGGCGTCATCGGCACCTCTCCTGGCGCCATCGGCACGGCGGTCGCGCAGCAGCATCTGAAGTCGATCCTGTCGTTCTGCAACGCCCCGATGATGAACGAGACCGAGGCGTACATCCAGTTCACGGATGACCTGCTCGCCGACGACGACAGCGTCGCGAAGGAATCGTCGAAGGAGTTCCTGTCGACGTGGATGGCGACCTACGACGACTTCGTGCGGCGCGTGCTGACCGTGATCCCGAAGCCTGACGGGTCGACGGCGGCGTAA
- a CDS encoding glycosyltransferase — translation MAHLLVTALPFAGHVRPMTAVAAALLDREHYVTAYTGAHHADAFDQLGCEVVQWSDAKDFDERDIAASTHEVGHLGPRGAFTGLHDLYLDTARGQVDDILQAHARHPFDLIVGDAMSVGSGLAAELLGLPWATVALVPLTMRSKDLPPPGLALQPGTGLVGRLRDRLLRAMLPLQADRTERAYRAVRAQVGLGPGRPFGDAIYSPQLVIATGSALLEFPRSDLPEAVEFVGQLRPQVERLGPPPLWAETLADEPRPVVFVTQGLFDTDPADLLQPALDGLAIDQLRVIGTTAGRDVGDQVPPNARLVDYLPFAAVLPHVTVGVTNGGWGGVLEMLAAGVPLVVAGGTLDKPEIAARVAWSGAGVDLRTGRPRPIRLRDAVRRVITEPVFRERARQIAADLESLGGAARAAELVEALLPPDPLP, via the coding sequence GTGGCACACCTGCTCGTGACTGCGCTGCCGTTCGCAGGTCACGTCCGCCCGATGACGGCGGTCGCCGCCGCGCTCCTCGACCGTGAGCACTACGTCACCGCCTACACGGGGGCGCATCACGCGGATGCGTTCGATCAGCTCGGGTGCGAGGTGGTGCAGTGGAGTGACGCGAAGGACTTCGACGAGCGCGACATCGCCGCGTCGACGCACGAGGTCGGCCATCTGGGCCCGCGCGGTGCGTTCACCGGTCTCCACGATCTCTATCTCGACACCGCGCGCGGACAGGTCGACGACATCCTGCAGGCGCACGCCCGGCATCCGTTCGACCTGATCGTCGGCGATGCGATGTCGGTCGGCTCGGGGCTCGCGGCCGAGCTCCTGGGGCTGCCGTGGGCCACGGTGGCGCTCGTGCCGCTCACGATGCGCAGCAAGGACCTCCCGCCGCCGGGGCTGGCGCTGCAGCCAGGCACCGGGCTGGTCGGCAGGCTGCGCGACCGACTGCTGCGCGCGATGCTGCCGCTGCAGGCGGACCGCACCGAGCGTGCGTACCGCGCGGTGCGGGCGCAGGTCGGGCTCGGCCCCGGGCGCCCCTTCGGCGACGCCATCTACTCGCCGCAGCTCGTCATCGCCACCGGCTCCGCGCTGCTCGAGTTTCCGCGCAGCGACCTGCCGGAGGCCGTCGAGTTCGTCGGCCAGCTGCGGCCGCAGGTCGAGCGTCTCGGCCCGCCGCCGCTCTGGGCCGAGACGCTGGCCGACGAGCCGCGGCCGGTGGTGTTCGTGACCCAGGGCCTGTTCGACACCGACCCCGCCGACCTGCTGCAGCCGGCGCTCGACGGGCTCGCCATCGACCAGCTGCGGGTGATCGGCACGACGGCGGGGAGGGATGTCGGCGACCAGGTGCCGCCGAACGCCCGGCTCGTCGACTACCTGCCGTTCGCCGCCGTGCTGCCCCACGTCACGGTCGGCGTCACGAACGGCGGATGGGGTGGCGTGCTGGAGATGCTGGCGGCCGGTGTGCCGCTGGTGGTGGCCGGGGGCACGCTCGACAAGCCCGAGATCGCCGCACGGGTCGCCTGGTCGGGGGCGGGGGTGGACCTCCGCACGGGGCGGCCACGACCCATCCGGCTCAGGGACGCCGTGCGACGGGTGATCACGGAGCCGGTGTTCCGTGAGCGGGCGCGGCAGATCGCCGCGGACCTCGAGTCGCTCGGGGGAGCGGCGCGGGCGGCCGAGCTCGTCGAGGCGCTGCTGCCGCCCGACCCGCTTCCGTAG
- a CDS encoding helix-turn-helix transcriptional regulator — protein MRRVRDRIDRDFEQPLNVEALAHGAHMSAGQLSREFQRIYGESPYAYLMTRRIERAMTLLRRGDLSVTEVCFAVGYASLGTFSTRFSELVGVPPSEYRRDHSQAAAGIPACLARQVTRPIR, from the coding sequence ATGCGCCGTGTGCGCGACCGCATCGACCGCGACTTCGAGCAGCCGCTCAACGTCGAGGCGCTCGCGCACGGCGCGCACATGTCGGCTGGCCAGCTGAGCCGCGAGTTCCAGCGCATCTATGGGGAGTCGCCTTACGCCTACCTCATGACCCGCCGCATCGAGCGGGCGATGACGCTGCTGCGCCGTGGCGACCTCAGCGTCACCGAGGTCTGCTTCGCCGTCGGCTATGCGTCGCTGGGCACCTTCAGCACCCGCTTCAGCGAGCTCGTCGGCGTGCCGCCGAGCGAGTACCGGCGCGATCACTCCCAGGCCGCCGCGGGCATCCCCGCGTGCCTCGCGCGGCAGGTGACCAGACCCATCCGCTGA
- a CDS encoding VOC family protein encodes MDISIHYAFLPHTDGEAALGFYRDILGFEVQQDVGYQDMRWITVAPAGSPTAIVLHPPVADPGVTDAERAVVLDLMAKGVYTAVTLATDDLDGLFERVQAGGADVVQEPTDQDYGVRDCAFRDPAGNLIRINQRVAA; translated from the coding sequence ATGGACATCAGCATTCACTACGCGTTCCTCCCCCACACCGACGGCGAGGCGGCGCTCGGCTTCTACCGCGACATCCTGGGCTTCGAGGTGCAGCAGGATGTCGGCTACCAGGACATGCGCTGGATCACCGTGGCCCCGGCCGGCTCCCCCACCGCGATCGTGCTGCACCCGCCGGTCGCCGACCCCGGCGTCACCGACGCGGAGCGCGCCGTCGTGCTCGACCTCATGGCGAAGGGCGTCTACACGGCCGTGACGCTCGCGACCGACGACCTCGACGGGCTCTTCGAGCGCGTGCAGGCCGGCGGTGCCGACGTCGTGCAGGAGCCGACCGACCAGGACTACGGCGTGCGCGACTGCGCGTTCCGTGACCCGGCCGGCAACCTCATCCGCATCAACCAGCGCGTCGCGGCATAG
- a CDS encoding ATP-binding cassette domain-containing protein encodes MPPTEAPTSPAGIDPWVLEAERTAQSPGFRRPSFGPVPRGRIYLLGVLSALRAVGLVLVAEAVARGIAALADGDLTPETTRLVVVLGILGALLRSGGEWGTSVVARRVATDVKRGIRGRLWRRIAAGDAAGGGTAVLAADGLDDLDDYYVQSLPAVIAAAVVPLLVGLRVLSADWLSAVIIVLTVPLIPFFMVLIGKHTQQRTDAALGALTRLADHLAELARGLPVLVGLGRVEEQAKALEQLQRGYRERTQETLRWAFLSALALELIATISVAIVAVFLGLRLLHGTMELEPALLALILAPEAYSAIRQVGTAFHASQDGLSALDRSQAMLDRAVPDDVRSTPPLAEVRAGEAGPGPATGPGAGVAVEVRKDLHPQLQRAHLEAPVTRHIHLHALSVRYAGRDAATLDDVTAELTGIVSIAGPSGAGKSTLLAALTGTLPGDAEVSGRITGVDADAVGWAPQAPRAFAGTPREELALYGADPLPALAELGLTHVADSAVPELSPGEQRRLAVARALARVDAGWGPDGPGASSETGAAGAAVVRLLVLDEPTAHLDRDSAQRVRAAILRRADRAVIVLASHEPETTALATATITVGALTHPTSTAAAAPSADTAAVPVAEPATPPVEERAGAATPPVAERAGAPLPPVEERAGAAGSRHETTATAPPVAPSRIRRLTVRSLIRPHLASWVGAIALAAIAVAMGLALTAVSGWLIVRATIEEHIMVLMVAIVGVRAFGIFRSVGRYAERLLTHHAAFKVVDALRLRLWRSIAARGAGSRRLLEGGAPLDYLVTLADDLRDQLPRVLPPIGVGILVIVGAVVTTAFVAPQLTLAVAVTLVVATALAATLAIVSERGAAAARTAARSDIVRGTAALADSAADLRGNGVAGAALSRLDAAAERLAAAERRAAWSAGLGTAIVTASATLLAVLVPVLAPELAAEGAAVMALLSLALIEPLADLVAGAHRVPAMRSVLRSLAPVLRPAPQPVWGDATPASPISAVELDGVAVRYPGVDRPAVAEVSGRADGGSWLVLDGPSGSGKSTLLSAIMGALPLERGAIFTHPAPHPAPAPAPAPHPAPAEMWRSAASAASKEQIATTLSSASVGVPLTELDERAWKSRVAWCPQDAYVFDSTLRGNLLLARSRADAPDEATLRDALEQAGLGTLLATLADGLDTRVGAGGSALSGGERQRLAVARALLTRADLILLDEPTAHLDAPTASAMMADVRAATADRVVVLVSHRAADRHSSDTVVRLA; translated from the coding sequence GTGCCCCCGACGGAAGCTCCGACATCGCCAGCGGGCATCGACCCGTGGGTGCTCGAGGCCGAGCGAACCGCGCAGTCGCCCGGCTTCCGCCGCCCGTCGTTCGGCCCGGTGCCGCGTGGCCGGATCTACCTGCTGGGCGTGCTCTCCGCACTGCGGGCCGTCGGGCTCGTGCTGGTCGCCGAGGCGGTCGCGCGCGGCATCGCGGCGCTGGCCGACGGCGACCTGACGCCTGAGACGACGCGGCTCGTCGTCGTCCTCGGCATCCTTGGAGCGCTGCTGCGCTCCGGAGGCGAGTGGGGCACCTCGGTCGTCGCACGCCGGGTCGCCACCGACGTGAAGCGCGGCATCCGCGGCAGGCTGTGGCGGCGCATCGCCGCCGGGGACGCGGCCGGGGGCGGCACGGCGGTGCTCGCCGCCGACGGGCTCGACGACCTCGACGACTACTACGTGCAGTCGCTGCCCGCCGTGATCGCGGCCGCCGTCGTGCCACTGCTCGTGGGGCTGCGGGTGCTGAGCGCCGACTGGCTCAGCGCCGTCATCATCGTACTGACCGTGCCGCTCATCCCCTTCTTCATGGTGCTGATCGGCAAGCACACCCAGCAGCGCACCGATGCCGCGCTCGGCGCCCTCACCCGACTCGCCGACCACCTCGCGGAGCTCGCGCGGGGCCTGCCGGTGCTCGTGGGCCTTGGCCGCGTCGAGGAACAGGCGAAGGCGCTCGAGCAGCTGCAGCGCGGCTATCGCGAGCGCACGCAGGAGACGCTGCGCTGGGCCTTCCTCTCGGCGCTCGCGCTCGAGCTCATCGCCACCATCTCGGTGGCGATCGTCGCGGTCTTCCTCGGGCTGCGGCTGCTGCACGGCACGATGGAGCTCGAGCCGGCCCTGCTCGCACTGATCCTCGCGCCGGAGGCCTACTCGGCCATACGCCAGGTCGGCACCGCGTTCCACGCCTCGCAGGATGGCCTCTCCGCCCTCGACCGCTCGCAGGCGATGCTCGATCGCGCGGTGCCGGATGACGTGCGATCAACTCCCCCGCTGGCTGAGGTGCGCGCCGGCGAAGCCGGACCGGGGCCCGCGACGGGCCCCGGCGCTGGCGTCGCGGTGGAGGTCCGAAAGGACCTCCACCCTCAGCTCCAGCGCGCGCATCTCGAAGCCCCCGTCACGCGCCACATCCACCTCCACGCGCTCTCCGTCCGCTACGCCGGCCGCGACGCCGCCACGCTCGACGACGTCACCGCCGAGCTCACGGGCATCGTCTCGATCGCCGGGCCCTCGGGAGCCGGCAAGTCGACGCTGCTGGCCGCGCTCACGGGCACCCTGCCAGGCGACGCCGAGGTCAGCGGGCGCATCACGGGGGTCGATGCGGATGCGGTCGGCTGGGCCCCGCAGGCACCTCGCGCGTTCGCGGGGACGCCGCGCGAGGAGCTCGCGCTCTATGGCGCTGACCCGCTGCCTGCGCTCGCGGAGCTCGGCCTGACGCACGTCGCCGACAGCGCGGTGCCGGAGCTCAGCCCCGGCGAGCAGCGGCGCCTCGCAGTCGCCCGGGCGCTCGCGCGCGTGGACGCGGGGTGGGGTCCGGATGGGCCGGGTGCCTCGAGCGAGACCGGGGCAGCCGGGGCCGCAGTCGTCCGGCTGCTCGTGCTCGACGAGCCCACCGCCCACCTCGACCGCGACTCGGCGCAGCGCGTGCGCGCCGCGATCCTGCGCCGCGCGGATCGCGCCGTGATCGTGCTGGCGAGCCACGAGCCCGAGACGACCGCGCTCGCGACCGCGACGATCACGGTCGGCGCCCTCACGCATCCGACCTCGACTGCCGCCGCCGCGCCATCCGCCGACACGGCCGCCGTGCCGGTCGCGGAGCCAGCCACCCCGCCGGTCGAGGAGCGCGCCGGCGCAGCCACCCCGCCGGTCGCCGAGCGCGCCGGCGCACCCCTCCCGCCGGTCGAGGAGCGCGCCGGCGCAGCCGGCTCGCGTCACGAGACCACCGCCACGGCCCCGCCCGTCGCACCCAGCCGCATCCGCCGCCTCACCGTGCGCTCCCTCATCCGCCCCCACCTGGCCAGCTGGGTCGGCGCCATCGCGCTCGCCGCGATCGCCGTCGCCATGGGCCTGGCGCTCACCGCGGTCTCGGGCTGGCTGATCGTGAGGGCGACGATCGAGGAGCACATCATGGTGCTCATGGTCGCCATCGTGGGCGTGCGAGCGTTCGGGATCTTCCGCTCCGTCGGACGCTACGCCGAGCGCCTGCTCACGCACCATGCGGCGTTCAAGGTCGTCGACGCCCTGCGCCTGCGGCTGTGGCGCTCGATCGCCGCGCGCGGTGCGGGCTCGCGCAGGCTGCTCGAGGGCGGTGCGCCGCTCGACTACCTCGTGACGCTCGCCGACGACCTGCGCGACCAGCTGCCGCGCGTGCTGCCGCCGATCGGCGTCGGCATCCTGGTGATCGTCGGCGCCGTGGTCACGACCGCCTTCGTGGCGCCGCAGCTCACGCTGGCGGTTGCGGTGACGCTCGTCGTCGCGACCGCGCTCGCTGCCACCCTCGCGATCGTGTCGGAGCGCGGCGCTGCTGCCGCTCGCACGGCTGCGCGCTCGGACATCGTGCGCGGCACCGCAGCGCTGGCCGACTCGGCAGCCGACCTGCGAGGCAACGGGGTCGCCGGCGCCGCGCTCTCCCGCCTCGACGCCGCGGCCGAGCGTCTCGCGGCCGCCGAGCGTCGCGCCGCCTGGTCCGCGGGCCTCGGCACGGCGATCGTCACCGCTTCCGCCACGCTGCTCGCCGTGCTCGTGCCCGTGCTCGCGCCCGAGCTCGCCGCCGAGGGCGCAGCCGTCATGGCGCTGCTCTCGCTCGCGCTCATCGAGCCGCTCGCCGACCTGGTCGCCGGCGCCCACCGCGTGCCCGCGATGCGCTCGGTGCTGCGCAGCCTCGCGCCGGTGCTGCGCCCGGCACCGCAGCCCGTGTGGGGCGACGCGACCCCCGCATCCCCCATCAGCGCCGTCGAGCTCGACGGCGTCGCGGTGCGCTACCCCGGCGTCGACCGCCCGGCGGTCGCGGAGGTGTCGGGGCGAGCGGATGGCGGCAGCTGGCTCGTGCTCGACGGCCCCTCGGGCTCGGGCAAGTCGACGCTGCTCTCCGCGATCATGGGCGCGCTCCCCCTTGAGCGAGGCGCCATCTTCACTCACCCCGCGCCTCACCCCGCGCCCGCCCCCGCCCCCGCGCCCCACCCCGCGCCCGCAGAGATGTGGCGATCGGCTGCTTCGGCCGCGTCTAAGGAGCAGATCGCCACAACTCTGTCGAGCGCATCGGTCGGCGTGCCCCTCACCGAGCTCGACGAGCGCGCGTGGAAGTCGCGCGTCGCCTGGTGCCCGCAGGACGCCTACGTGTTCGACTCGACGCTGCGCGGCAACCTGCTGCTCGCCCGCTCGCGGGCCGACGCCCCCGATGAGGCGACGTTGCGCGACGCGCTCGAGCAGGCGGGGCTCGGCACGCTGCTCGCCACGCTCGCCGACGGCCTCGACACCCGCGTCGGCGCCGGCGGCTCTGCACTCTCGGGCGGTGAGCGCCAGCGGCTCGCGGTCGCCCGTGCCCTGCTCACGCGCGCAGACCTCATCCTGCTCGACGAGCCGACCGCCCACCTCGACGCCCCCACCGCATCCGCCATGATGGCCGACGTGCGGGCCGCGACCGCCGATCGCGTGGTCGTGCTCGTCTCGCACCGCGCCGCAGACCGCCACTCGAGCGACACGGTCGTGCGCCTCGCCTGA
- a CDS encoding M56 family metallopeptidase — MRVLSVAAAMAVGGRAATELGGVLVIPHGVIVWAAVMLGLVAVLLAWPVPIWLSRAAWPMRAPVVALLLWQGVGLAGGLSMIGALALIGLAIAPGQPLVALVPAAVLAAYLLVHLAVTIVQVTRQRRRHLGLLYMLTAPHPTRARTRVLDDAVPVAYCLPRGAGSVTVLSQGLLDRLDADELVAVIAHERAHVEQRHDILLLAFRAWRSALPWFPIAALADAEVAALVEMLADDHARREVRDEVLARAILAVGASGVPGADADPAGSTRGSDRFKRLVA, encoded by the coding sequence GTGCGCGTGCTCTCGGTGGCTGCTGCGATGGCCGTCGGCGGGCGTGCCGCGACCGAGCTCGGCGGCGTGCTCGTGATCCCGCACGGCGTGATCGTCTGGGCGGCGGTCATGCTCGGGCTCGTCGCCGTGCTGCTCGCGTGGCCGGTGCCGATCTGGCTCTCGCGCGCCGCATGGCCGATGCGCGCGCCGGTCGTCGCGCTGCTGCTGTGGCAGGGCGTGGGCCTCGCCGGCGGGCTGTCGATGATCGGCGCGCTCGCACTCATCGGGCTCGCGATCGCGCCCGGCCAGCCCCTGGTGGCGCTCGTGCCCGCCGCGGTGCTCGCGGCCTACCTGCTCGTGCACCTGGCGGTGACGATCGTGCAGGTCACCCGCCAGCGCCGACGCCACCTTGGCCTGCTCTACATGCTCACCGCACCGCATCCGACCCGCGCGCGCACGCGCGTGCTCGACGACGCGGTGCCCGTCGCCTACTGCCTGCCGCGCGGCGCGGGCTCGGTGACGGTGCTCTCGCAGGGGCTGCTCGACCGGCTCGACGCCGACGAGCTGGTAGCCGTCATCGCGCACGAGCGGGCGCATGTCGAGCAGCGGCACGACATCCTGCTGCTGGCGTTCCGTGCCTGGCGCTCTGCGCTGCCGTGGTTCCCGATCGCGGCGCTCGCGGATGCCGAGGTGGCCGCGCTCGTCGAGATGCTCGCCGACGACCACGCCCGGCGCGAGGTGCGCGATGAGGTGCTCGCGCGGGCGATCCTGGCAGTGGGCGCCAGTGGGGTGCCCGGGGCGGATGCGGATCCGGCGGGCTCGACGCGGGGGAGCGACCGCTTCAAGCGGCTGGTCGCGTAG
- a CDS encoding BlaI/MecI/CopY family transcriptional regulator, with translation MSTLGELERTVMDAVWDAPMPLTAYDVQASLEAAGRTLAATTLLTVLSRLEKKGFVASDRAVRPYRYAAVASRADHVAELMHEVLGESRDRSAVLERFVGSVSDEDAAILRQLLRGAS, from the coding sequence ATGAGCACGCTGGGCGAGCTGGAGCGCACGGTGATGGATGCCGTCTGGGATGCGCCGATGCCGCTGACCGCCTACGACGTGCAGGCCTCCCTCGAGGCGGCCGGGCGCACGCTCGCGGCGACGACGCTGCTGACGGTGCTCTCGCGGCTCGAGAAGAAGGGCTTCGTCGCCTCTGACCGTGCCGTTCGCCCCTATCGCTACGCGGCGGTCGCCTCACGCGCCGACCACGTGGCCGAGCTCATGCACGAGGTGCTGGGGGAGTCGCGGGATCGCTCTGCGGTGCTCGAGCGCTTCGTCGGCAGCGTCTCGGACGAGGATGCCGCGATCCTGCGCCAGCTGCTGCGCGGCGCGAGCTGA